A stretch of the Acyrthosiphon pisum isolate AL4f chromosome A2, pea_aphid_22Mar2018_4r6ur, whole genome shotgun sequence genome encodes the following:
- the LOC100165913 gene encoding far upstream element-binding protein 3 isoform X5: MSLAPSDQENVENIAAKIQPSSKASSTTGSISPETHKRPSEDYGNPSEPDRKRLATSPVALAAAQAAAVAARVAAAAAAGIQGIGGPGSQFGNVINEEIKVPDKMVGLIIGRGGGQISRLQAETGCKIQMAPDSPGLLERSCTLTGNAQSITLAKELIQNIVQNKVSVEGTGGAKIEGLNISSPPSQPAFTQAQIMIPGAKVGLIIGKGGETIKMLQESSGAKMIVIQDGPNSQENEKPLRISGETAKVEHAKKLVYDMLGGDKDGSSNFDQNGSNWNGSNSGDYSMHSGYGGKVEVGVPKQVVGLVIGKGGDMIKKIQADTGAKVQFINLNEDTPDDRRCLITGNPDQVAEAKQRIESLVDSALNRSGNRQSGGGGGGGGNFNRNQSWGNSGQTQPLNETTFTVPSAKCGVIIGKGGETIKQINMQTGAHCEIDRRHNNTGSEKTFVIRGTTEQIENAKRMINEKLGFQDPNGGSQNYSNMNQQQQQPQPPYGSQMGWGGQDGQMNAYGQGWNPSMQQQQQPQQPTDQNNTNPMANANGAQGGSDFSAQWIQYYRSMGMHREAEFIEQQAKQMKFNQMNGTSAVPNPASVQPQPHAIPPNGTAGVMPVAAISANGSGSGAGGTAGAGTPDYSAQWIEYYRSIGKNKEADMVEQQVKARQMGLPTQTNGQPSGSEQSPQQQQQQPNASSPQSGQPQTLNDVSMYGAQYGMAYGAGGYYGAQNPGAAPTGYGAYPAAGNAYAGYQQVPQQDPPQQQ; encoded by the exons atgtcgttGGCGCCTTCAGATcaagaaaatgttgaaaac atagcAGCTAAAATCCAACCATCTTCCAAAGCTAGTTCAACAACAGGATCTATATCACCAGAAACACATAAAAGACCTTCAGAAGATTACGGTAACCCATCAg aGCCTGATAGAAAAAGGTTAGCAACATCTCCGGTGGCTTTAGCCGCCGCGCAAGCAGCAGCCGTGGCCGCCAGAgtggcagcagcagcagcagccggTATCCAAGGCATCGGTGGGCCTGGATCACAATTTGGAAACGTTATTAACGAAGAAATAAAAGTACCTGATAAAATGGTTGGACtca TTATAGGCCGCGGTGGAGGACAAATTAGTCGACTGCAGGCTGAAACTGGGTGTAAAATTCAAATGGCGCCAGATAGTCCTGGCTTATTAGAGCGATCCTGTACACTTACAGGAAATGCTCAAAGCATAAC GTTAGCTAAAGAGCTCATACAAAACATTGTACAGAATAAAGTATCTGTTGAAGGAACAGGTGGTGCAAAAATTGAAGGACTTAATATATCTTCCCCACCTTCCCAACCAGCTTTTACTCAA GCCCAAATAATGATACCTGGAGCCAAGGTAGGACTTATTATTGGAAAAGGAGGtgaaactattaaaatgttgCAAGAAAGTTCAGGAGCAAAGATGATAGTTATACAAGATGGTCCTAATAGTCAAGAAAATGAAAAACCTTTGAGGATATCTGGTGAAACAGCCAAAGTTgag cATGCTAAGAAGTTGGTGTATGACATGTTAGGCGGTGATAAAGATGGATCG tCCAATTTTGATCAGAACGGGTCAAATTGGAATGGTTCAAATAGTGGTGATTACAGTATGCATTCTGGTTATGGTGGCAAAGTTGAG GTTGGTGTACCAAAACAAGTAGTAGGATTAGTTATTGGAAAAGGCGGcgatatgattaaaaaaatccaAGCTGATACCGGTGCCAAAGTCCAGTTTATAAACCTCAATGAAGATACACCTGATGATAGAAGATGTTTGATCACTGGTAATCCAGATCAGGTGGCTGAAGCTAAACAAAGAATAGAATCATTAGTCGATAGCGCTTTA aatcgTAGTGGAAATCGACAgagtggtggcggtggtggcggcggtggtaattttaatagaaatcaAAGTTGGGGTAATAGTGGTCAAACACAACCATTGAATGAAACAACATTTACCGTGCCATCAGCTAAATGTGGAGTTATTATTGGAAAag gtggtgaaacaattaaacaaattaatatgcaAACTGGTGCACATTGTGAAATTGATAGACGGCACAATAATACTGGTTCTGAAAAAACGTTTGTTATACGTGGGACAACAGAGCAAATCGAAAATGCTAAACGCatgataaatgaaaaattaggtttt caGGATCCTAATGGTGGTTCTCAGAACTATAGTAATATGAaccagcagcaacagcaaccaCAACCACCATATGGTTCTCAAATGGGTTGGGGTGGACAAGATGGACAAATGAACGCATATGGTCAAGGTTGGAATCCAAGTAtgcaacaacagcaacaaccaCAACAACCAACTGATCAGA ATAATACAAATCCTATGGCTAATGCTAATGGTGCCCAAGGGGGCTCAGACTTTAGTGCCCAATGGATACAGTACTATAGATCTATGGGAATGCACAGAGAAGCTGAATTCATTGAACAGCAAGCCAAACAAATGAAG tttaatCAGATGAATGGAACTAGTGCTGTACCAAATCCTGCTAGCGTCCAACCTCAACCTCATGCAATTCCTCCAAATGGAACTGCTGGTGTTATGCCAGTCGCTGCAATTTCTGCTAATGGCAGTGGAAGTGGTGCTGGAGGAACTGCTGGTGCAGGGACTCCCGATTACAGTGCACAGTGGATAGAGtattatagatcaattggaaaaaataaagaagCTGATATGGTTGAACAACAAGTTAAAGCAAGA caaaTGGGTCTACCAACTCAAACTAATGGTCAACCAAGTGGATCAGAACAATCGCCtcaacagcagcagcaacaacctAATGCCTCAAGCCCGCAATCAGGACAACCCCAAACATTGAATGATGTATCAATGTATGGTGCACAGTATGGTATGGCTTATGGAGCAGGTGGTTATTATGGAGCACAGAATCCTGGTGCTGCACCTACTGGATATGGTGCTTATCCTGCTGCAGGAAATGCCTATGCAGGATATCAGCAAGTTCCACAACAAGATCCACCACAACAACAATGA
- the LOC100165913 gene encoding far upstream element-binding protein 3 isoform X6 translates to MSDYSAVNPPTEKNQSQAFAAALQRAKEIAAKIQPSSKASSTTGSISPETHKRPSEDYGNPSEPDRKRLATSPVALAAAQAAAVAARVAAAAAAGIQGIGGPGSQFGNVINEEIKVPDKMVGLNIHKFKSRLAKELIQNIVQNKVSVEGTGGAKIEGLNISSPPSQPAFTQAQIMIPGAKVGLIIGKGGETIKMLQESSGAKMIVIQDGPNSQENEKPLRISGETAKVEHAKKLVYDMLGGDKDGSSNFDQNGSNWNGSNSGDYSMHSGYGGKVEVGVPKQVVGLVIGKGGDMIKKIQADTGAKVQFINLNEDTPDDRRCLITGNPDQVAEAKQRIESLVDSALNRSGNRQSGGGGGGGGNFNRNQSWGNSGQTQPLNETTFTVPSAKCGVIIGKGGETIKQINMQTGAHCEIDRRHNNTGSEKTFVIRGTTEQIENAKRMINEKLGFQDPNGGSQNYSNMNQQQQQPQPPYGSQMGWGGQDGQMNAYGQGWNPSMQQQQQPQQPTDQNNTNPMANANGAQGGSDFSAQWIQYYRSMGMHREAEFIEQQAKQMKFNQMNGTSAVPNPASVQPQPHAIPPNGTAGVMPVAAISANGSGSGAGGTAGAGTPDYSAQWIEYYRSIGKNKEADMVEQQVKARQMGLPTQTNGQPSGSEQSPQQQQQQPNASSPQSGQPQTLNDVSMYGAQYGMAYGAGGYYGAQNPGAAPTGYGAYPAAGNAYAGYQQVPQQDPPQQQ, encoded by the exons ATGAGTGATTATTCAGCGGTGAATCCGCCAACGGAAAAGAATCAGAGTCAAGCGTTCGCGGCAGCTTTACAACGCGCTAAAGAG atagcAGCTAAAATCCAACCATCTTCCAAAGCTAGTTCAACAACAGGATCTATATCACCAGAAACACATAAAAGACCTTCAGAAGATTACGGTAACCCATCAg aGCCTGATAGAAAAAGGTTAGCAACATCTCCGGTGGCTTTAGCCGCCGCGCAAGCAGCAGCCGTGGCCGCCAGAgtggcagcagcagcagcagccggTATCCAAGGCATCGGTGGGCCTGGATCACAATTTGGAAACGTTATTAACGAAGAAATAAAAGTACCTGATAAAATGGTTGGACtca ATATTCATAAATTCAAATCTAGGTTAGCTAAAGAGCTCATACAAAACATTGTACAGAATAAAGTATCTGTTGAAGGAACAGGTGGTGCAAAAATTGAAGGACTTAATATATCTTCCCCACCTTCCCAACCAGCTTTTACTCAA GCCCAAATAATGATACCTGGAGCCAAGGTAGGACTTATTATTGGAAAAGGAGGtgaaactattaaaatgttgCAAGAAAGTTCAGGAGCAAAGATGATAGTTATACAAGATGGTCCTAATAGTCAAGAAAATGAAAAACCTTTGAGGATATCTGGTGAAACAGCCAAAGTTgag cATGCTAAGAAGTTGGTGTATGACATGTTAGGCGGTGATAAAGATGGATCG tCCAATTTTGATCAGAACGGGTCAAATTGGAATGGTTCAAATAGTGGTGATTACAGTATGCATTCTGGTTATGGTGGCAAAGTTGAG GTTGGTGTACCAAAACAAGTAGTAGGATTAGTTATTGGAAAAGGCGGcgatatgattaaaaaaatccaAGCTGATACCGGTGCCAAAGTCCAGTTTATAAACCTCAATGAAGATACACCTGATGATAGAAGATGTTTGATCACTGGTAATCCAGATCAGGTGGCTGAAGCTAAACAAAGAATAGAATCATTAGTCGATAGCGCTTTA aatcgTAGTGGAAATCGACAgagtggtggcggtggtggcggcggtggtaattttaatagaaatcaAAGTTGGGGTAATAGTGGTCAAACACAACCATTGAATGAAACAACATTTACCGTGCCATCAGCTAAATGTGGAGTTATTATTGGAAAag gtggtgaaacaattaaacaaattaatatgcaAACTGGTGCACATTGTGAAATTGATAGACGGCACAATAATACTGGTTCTGAAAAAACGTTTGTTATACGTGGGACAACAGAGCAAATCGAAAATGCTAAACGCatgataaatgaaaaattaggtttt caGGATCCTAATGGTGGTTCTCAGAACTATAGTAATATGAaccagcagcaacagcaaccaCAACCACCATATGGTTCTCAAATGGGTTGGGGTGGACAAGATGGACAAATGAACGCATATGGTCAAGGTTGGAATCCAAGTAtgcaacaacagcaacaaccaCAACAACCAACTGATCAGA ATAATACAAATCCTATGGCTAATGCTAATGGTGCCCAAGGGGGCTCAGACTTTAGTGCCCAATGGATACAGTACTATAGATCTATGGGAATGCACAGAGAAGCTGAATTCATTGAACAGCAAGCCAAACAAATGAAG tttaatCAGATGAATGGAACTAGTGCTGTACCAAATCCTGCTAGCGTCCAACCTCAACCTCATGCAATTCCTCCAAATGGAACTGCTGGTGTTATGCCAGTCGCTGCAATTTCTGCTAATGGCAGTGGAAGTGGTGCTGGAGGAACTGCTGGTGCAGGGACTCCCGATTACAGTGCACAGTGGATAGAGtattatagatcaattggaaaaaataaagaagCTGATATGGTTGAACAACAAGTTAAAGCAAGA caaaTGGGTCTACCAACTCAAACTAATGGTCAACCAAGTGGATCAGAACAATCGCCtcaacagcagcagcaacaacctAATGCCTCAAGCCCGCAATCAGGACAACCCCAAACATTGAATGATGTATCAATGTATGGTGCACAGTATGGTATGGCTTATGGAGCAGGTGGTTATTATGGAGCACAGAATCCTGGTGCTGCACCTACTGGATATGGTGCTTATCCTGCTGCAGGAAATGCCTATGCAGGATATCAGCAAGTTCCACAACAAGATCCACCACAACAACAATGA